A stretch of DNA from bacterium:
GCCCGGTTGTAATGCGCGATCCCCTTCAACAGGTTATCATCGGCCAGGGATAGTACCTTGTCCCACCGCTGGGCGTTCAGGGCCACCCGCAGCATCAAATCCACGGGTAGGACAGCGGACCACGCCGTGCTATCAAGCAGGCGCTCGGCTTTTCCGTACTCACGCTGGTCAATGTACATCTGGAGCAGGACCTGCGCATGCTCCGGCGAATACGATGTCGCGGGGGCGGTCATGTTTTTCAAAATAACATATGCATAAAGCGGATTATCGCGGTATGTCCGCTGAGCTTCTCTGACATAATCAGGCTCGGGTATGGCTTTTACCTCGGGCCGCGGACAGGATATGATGAGGATAAAAAAGATTATTGATTTACGCATGCCTGATGATTCTATCCAGAAAATGATTCGGGTCAAGACCGCCGGTGTGTATTTCGAATCAAATAACTTGAAATTTATTTTAAAAACACTACTTTTTCGACCTTACAGTATGCATCAGCTTCGAGTTTTATAAAATATATTCCGTTTGCTAATTCTCCTGTTTTCAAAGGAACTTCATTCATGCCGGTATGTGCTTTGTTTGCAAATAACTTGTTTACCAATCGGCCCGTAACATCATACAACTTAATGATCACCTGACGTTCATCCGGCGAATTGAATCTGATCTTGATCATTCCTTTTACCGGATTGGGATAAATCCTATCCATAGAAAACGGCCGGCTGATCATGATCTCGCTGCCCTGTGGTCCACCGCCACCGACTATTTGCTCATAAATTTCAAATCCGCTTAAAACCGCGAGTGAACCGCTAAGCTTTTTAACTTTGATGGTTATTTCATTATCTGCCAAGCACGAATCCGGGATCCAGGTTTCCTGAATCACCTGCTCACAAGGATTGACCCAGCGGTTATGATGCAGAATATCGTCAATGCTGAAATCGAGCTTGATCTTGTCCGGTTCCTGGTGATAATAGGTCCACTTGATCTTGTATTTCTTGTGGGGCGAATGCAAGGTCAAATGATAGATTAATTCCGTAGAATCGTAGTCTATGGTTTTGAAGTCTTCACTGCCGTAAGCTAAGAAACCATCACGCTGTACCAGTACCGGCACCGGTGTTTCCGTCCCCAGATCAAAGGAATATACAGGAATCTCTTCGGTCAAGGGAAGGTTGAGATAATAGATGTAGCCCAGACTGTCCAGTTGGCTGTATTCGGTCCAGATCAGATCCAGGGATGGCGTTTGATTCTGTTTTTTTGGGTTGAACAGTATCTGTGGATAATTGATCAGATCCGTAGAATAGTTGATTTCAACCGGGTCAATTAACCCGCTGGCTGGGATCGCGCCGTAATAGAGATGCGATAAATACCCATCTTGCTTGGTCCAGGCAAGATAGGAACCGCTGGCAATCGGATTTTCGCAGGCCGCAATGGTTATGGGTTGACTTAAGTTTTCGGTATTGGTCCAGCCAAAGCGGTACCGGATGGAATCTTTGGCGGTCCATAACAGTTGCACCTGATCGCCATTAACGGCAAGCGACGGAAAATCAACATTATTGCTTGTATTTATGTCGAACAATTGCCGATTGATCATGGAATCTGTAATGGTATAATATCTCATGGCCGTACTGTCGCCTTCCCATAAAATATGGGTAATGCCGGCCAAGTCATTCGTGATCGAAGGTGATATCAATAACGGCACCAAGGAATCACGGTAGGTCAGGGTATCCACGGGATTGGGCGTCTTAATGATCGTGTCAATGATCTGGTAGGCAAAGGCATCGGGATTAGTCAACGCGAATGTCCCATAGATCAATGCCGGGCCTTCCACAACTACAATATGGGGATAGGGCTCGCCCGGCGTAGGATTGATGGTCGGTCCATGATAGGATTTGAAGGTTACATAGGCCATAGTGTCTTTGACCGCCAATGAGGGCGCGCCCACGCCCCAGAGATAGGTGCCGTAGGTATGAAACAGCAATTTCGTAGGTTTGGACCAGGAAACGCCGTTGTAAGAACGCATTCTCAAGTATTCCACATAATACGGCATACCTTCGAATTCCTGGTAGCCATGATAACACCAGATGCAGTAGAGTTTGCCGTCAGCGCCCATAGCAAGTGCTGGATATTTGCCTTCACCTAAAAATCCAGGTTCTGACCAAACCGTATCTTGTAAGACCGTATAATAAATATTATCTCCATTGGTAAACACTAAATGCAGAATGCCATTATTGTCTTTTAACATGCGGTGCGCATTATTGTAGGCCGTGGCTTCAGGAATCTCTGATTCAGTAATCTGGGTGATATTTTGATTGGCTGATGGCAGATTGATGATTTTGCGTACCAGATAATAACTGGTCCCTACTTTTTCGGTCCATAGGGCAAATAGCTTCGGTCGTGTTATACCACCCGTAACAAAACCTTGAGGGTACGAGGACACATTACTTAAAGTAGACGAAAGATTCCCTAGGGCTTGCCATGTGTTCGCACTAAGGCGACGTGCACAATAGATATCGTCGAGATATTTCCACATCACAAGATCCTTGGAAGCAAGATAAGTGTAACCTTCAATACCCTCTGGCGAACAGTCGATATTTGCGGTAACAATTTCCGGATTTTGTGGAATATAAGCTGTCCCGGAACGTATAAAAGATAAATACACAAGTCCAAAATTTTGACCATCATCGCCTTCAAATGTGATCCGTGCTTTATCATTGCCTGCCCAAAGCGCAGGCGTGCCGAACGCCGTACAGTTTGGTATGGACAGAGACTGCCAGGAACTCGATTGGCCAATTGTACGGTAATACAGTTTTAATGGCCCAGAATAATTTGCTGGTATATAGTCATACCCGATCACAAAAAGCCGATCATCTGATGGATTATTGATATCTCCCCGGTCGATACCAATGCTTGGAAATTGTGCTGAATTATTGCTACCGGGCACCGATGAAAAATTTGACGCAGCCGGGTTGCTCAAAACAAAGCTGACCATTTGCATATTACTGGCATCATTTTTATTTTTGAACAAAATATAACCACTGTCAGATGGAAAACCAGCAGTTATGGCAAACGATGGCGGACTGAGACTGTCTTCGATCGGATACCACCCAGAGATTTCATTCATTTTATGAGCATAGATATCGCATGTGTGCCATTGATTGCTCAGCCAATAAGAACAAAAATAACCGCGAAACCAACCAGCAGTTCCTTTTTCACCCGACCAATAGATCGATCCCCAGACTACATAAGGCGTGCCGGTACTGGTAACGGCAATAGCCGGATTGCAGTGACATCCATTCGCATTATATCCTGGAATTGGCAAAGGTTCTGATATGAAACTATTGCCGCCATCTGTCGAACGCAGGCAACATAGTTCACGTTCTCCCCAATCACCGATGATACAAGCCGTATACACATTATTCCCATACCTAATTGTCTTCGCCCCATTATTAAATGCACTCATCTTAGAGTATGATGATCGAGCAATGGTGCCACAAACAATAACTACCTCATTTGACCAGTTGGAAAAATGTTGATATCCAGTATCATAACAGCGTACTTTATATGTGTATTCATGCCCAAATTGCACATCAGTATCAATATACTGGGTTAAATTTGATTGTGGTATATCTTTCCAGCTATTATTCCATGCTCCGTTATCTACTTTTCGGGCGATAATAAAACCTGCTTCTCTACCTGAAAAATCTTGCCAGGTCAATTTGATTGAAACCATGTTAGGTGATATTGCATTTAGAAAATTTGGACTTTTTATTGCAATAATATTTATTTGTTTTAGATTTGGTTTATAATTATGTTTTGTAACAGTTAAGTCTGCTGAGCCTTCATACAATCCACTGGGAATAGGTCCCAAGTAAATTTTACCATCGTTTCCGCTATAACCTGTAATATGAATACCTGCAGACCCAGTGTTTTCGTTCCAAATACATCCAAATGCATCGCTTAATGGGTTATATTGTGCGTCGTGTACATAAACTGGATAAATTTGACCCCATTCAGCATTACCTGGCCAATCAAGAGATAATGTTTGGGGAATATCTGTCCATGCATATAATGTAGGATCTCCGAGTAAAGTCAGTCCATAAATACAATATCTGTATAATGTATCTCTAGTATCATGCAGAGCATAGGCAAGCGGAACATAGAGATATTTTGCTAATGAAAGTGCATTCCCTAATCTATAGTTATTAATCCGATGAAATAACCAATAGTCCAAATTTTCTGATGGTCCCATCGTTGGTGGAGTACACCATCCACTTTTGGAATTCACTACACACGCTACAAAACCACCATTGTTGTTATTAATTAAATGTTCTGCAATACAATCTTCGTTTTCATATAAGTAATTGAATTCACCAACAT
This window harbors:
- a CDS encoding C25 family cysteine peptidase, encoding MNTSKQCLLLLFLSMAFLRAGTWCKNIAFPLDTFNFRQLDGYDIIDADEHDFYAEKVGFPMIPKVFFNIIVPLNATITRAECIPLDSVILSGKYYLYPIQYPRCVSDTDSIVFVQPNDSLYALNTYYPGKMTEISRTGTKDGFRIGGILIFPLQYLPASRTVKIYTHVKLEIEWIDDYDNEITLTAKQYAAFAEEVKSIVINPQDVENNHPPIISERNESYDLLIITSQTLANASYIQELVNWKTKTGLGTIVKTPSDFSSLSGRDDAEKMRNFIKYYFDNYGIQYVLLIGDIDILPYRLVEWRSSDICSDLYFSALEGNWDGNNNSVFGEAEDDVDLYADIHIGRIPVENITELLAYYNKWNTYEKNPPAVYLTKILLPAIRLFTDPAYYGDIINNYIAYLFPDNWQKSKLYQTSGNLNEEILKDSLNVGFGLVHIASHGCYSAFVYQSGSNLFTTITADALINYPKNGILVSIACNVGEFNYLYENEDCIAEHLINNNNGGFVACVVNSKSGWCTPPTMGPSENLDYWLFHRINNYRLGNALSLAKYLYVPLAYALHDTRDTLYRYCIYGLTLLGDPTLYAWTDIPQTLSLDWPGNAEWGQIYPVYVHDAQYNPLSDAFGCIWNENTGSAGIHITGYSGNDGKIYLGPIPSGLYEGSADLTVTKHNYKPNLKQINIIAIKSPNFLNAISPNMVSIKLTWQDFSGREAGFIIARKVDNGAWNNSWKDIPQSNLTQYIDTDVQFGHEYTYKVRCYDTGYQHFSNWSNEVVIVCGTIARSSYSKMSAFNNGAKTIRYGNNVYTACIIGDWGERELCCLRSTDGGNSFISEPLPIPGYNANGCHCNPAIAVTSTGTPYVVWGSIYWSGEKGTAGWFRGYFCSYWLSNQWHTCDIYAHKMNEISGWYPIEDSLSPPSFAITAGFPSDSGYILFKNKNDASNMQMVSFVLSNPAASNFSSVPGSNNSAQFPSIGIDRGDINNPSDDRLFVIGYDYIPANYSGPLKLYYRTIGQSSSWQSLSIPNCTAFGTPALWAGNDKARITFEGDDGQNFGLVYLSFIRSGTAYIPQNPEIVTANIDCSPEGIEGYTYLASKDLVMWKYLDDIYCARRLSANTWQALGNLSSTLSNVSSYPQGFVTGGITRPKLFALWTEKVGTSYYLVRKIINLPSANQNITQITESEIPEATAYNNAHRMLKDNNGILHLVFTNGDNIYYTVLQDTVWSEPGFLGEGKYPALAMGADGKLYCIWCYHGYQEFEGMPYYVEYLRMRSYNGVSWSKPTKLLFHTYGTYLWGVGAPSLAVKDTMAYVTFKSYHGPTINPTPGEPYPHIVVVEGPALIYGTFALTNPDAFAYQIIDTIIKTPNPVDTLTYRDSLVPLLISPSITNDLAGITHILWEGDSTAMRYYTITDSMINRQLFDINTSNNVDFPSLAVNGDQVQLLWTAKDSIRYRFGWTNTENLSQPITIAACENPIASGSYLAWTKQDGYLSHLYYGAIPASGLIDPVEINYSTDLINYPQILFNPKKQNQTPSLDLIWTEYSQLDSLGYIYYLNLPLTEEIPVYSFDLGTETPVPVLVQRDGFLAYGSEDFKTIDYDSTELIYHLTLHSPHKKYKIKWTYYHQEPDKIKLDFSIDDILHHNRWVNPCEQVIQETWIPDSCLADNEITIKVKKLSGSLAVLSGFEIYEQIVGGGGPQGSEIMISRPFSMDRIYPNPVKGMIKIRFNSPDERQVIIKLYDVTGRLVNKLFANKAHTGMNEVPLKTGELANGIYFIKLEADAYCKVEKVVFLK